The Flavobacterium piscisymbiosum genome includes a region encoding these proteins:
- the bcp gene encoding thioredoxin-dependent thiol peroxidase, translating into MTTLKAGDKAPNFSGVDQDGKTHKLADYAGKKLVVFFYPKASTPGCTAEACDLRDNFERFKANNYELLGVSADSQKAQLKFKDKYEFPFPLLADEDKSVINAFGVWGPTKFMGKEYDGIHRTTFVINENGIIDEVIEKVKTKEHAAQILK; encoded by the coding sequence ATGACAACATTAAAAGCCGGTGACAAAGCACCAAATTTCTCAGGAGTTGATCAGGACGGAAAAACACATAAACTGGCAGATTACGCAGGAAAAAAATTAGTGGTTTTCTTTTATCCAAAAGCGAGTACACCAGGTTGTACCGCAGAGGCTTGTGATCTAAGAGATAATTTCGAACGTTTTAAAGCCAATAACTACGAACTTCTTGGAGTAAGTGCCGACAGTCAAAAAGCACAGCTAAAATTCAAAGACAAATACGAATTTCCTTTCCCGTTATTAGCCGATGAAGATAAATCAGTAATCAATGCATTCGGCGTTTGGGGACCAACAAAATTCATGGGAAAAGAATACGACGGAATCCACAGAACCACCTTCGTAATCAACGAAAACGGAATTATCGATGAGGTAATCGAAAAAGTAAAAACAAAAGAACACGCAGCACAAATTTTGAAATAA
- a CDS encoding TonB-dependent receptor, translating into MGTEIKLKGDKVIEQIPSIKDKALRINLNENIYGTFAEIGAGQETVRHFFRSGGSSGTIAKAMSAYDKDFSDAVYGIERDGRYVTEERLKKMLTLEGQIIEERLSREKHPTKLFFSYANTVATIDFAKQFKGHGWVGIRYQIEPDEAYNEIILHIRFKETDARLQQETLGILGVNLIYGAFYKYNDPKRLLRYLYDHLDKDQLEIDTINFSGPRFADVDNRLMSLQLVKNGMTDAVMFNPEGKNVLPAAVLYKKNLLAFRGSFRPVTNVNLDMYEKSLKMFLEENKVEKDNTLVVFEITLSNLRSDGEIDERDFMDRAELLCSLGQTVMISNFQEYYKVVEYFANYTKARMGLAMGVNNLVDIFDEKYYRHLSGGILEAFGKLFYRDMKVFLYPMLGDNGEIITSENLKVHPRMKELYKFFKFNGKVVDIVDYNPNILNVFSREVLKMISQGKTGWEPMLPSGVAEIIKEHHLFGYHPETELEQNNM; encoded by the coding sequence ATGGGTACAGAAATAAAACTCAAAGGTGACAAGGTCATCGAACAGATTCCTTCCATAAAAGACAAAGCGTTACGCATTAATTTAAACGAGAATATTTACGGAACTTTTGCTGAAATTGGTGCTGGACAAGAAACCGTAAGGCATTTTTTCAGATCCGGAGGTTCATCTGGAACAATTGCAAAAGCAATGTCTGCCTACGACAAAGATTTCAGTGACGCCGTTTATGGAATTGAGAGAGATGGCCGATATGTAACCGAAGAGCGTTTAAAGAAAATGCTGACTCTTGAAGGGCAAATAATCGAGGAGCGATTAAGCCGCGAAAAACATCCTACAAAACTTTTCTTTAGTTACGCGAACACTGTTGCCACAATAGATTTTGCCAAACAGTTTAAAGGTCATGGCTGGGTAGGAATTCGATACCAAATTGAGCCTGACGAAGCTTATAACGAAATTATTCTTCATATTCGTTTTAAAGAAACTGATGCCCGACTACAACAGGAAACACTGGGAATTTTAGGGGTAAACCTTATTTACGGTGCTTTTTACAAATACAACGATCCAAAACGATTACTTCGTTATTTATACGATCACTTAGACAAAGACCAACTCGAAATTGATACTATTAACTTCTCTGGACCTCGTTTTGCTGATGTTGATAATCGTTTGATGAGTTTGCAACTGGTTAAAAACGGAATGACCGATGCGGTAATGTTTAATCCTGAAGGGAAAAACGTATTACCGGCTGCCGTTTTATACAAAAAGAATCTTCTTGCCTTTAGAGGAAGTTTTCGTCCGGTTACAAATGTAAACCTTGATATGTACGAGAAGTCTCTTAAGATGTTTCTTGAAGAAAACAAGGTTGAAAAAGACAATACTTTGGTCGTTTTTGAAATTACACTTTCGAATTTGCGTTCTGATGGTGAAATTGATGAACGCGATTTCATGGACAGGGCCGAATTGCTTTGTTCTTTAGGTCAGACTGTAATGATTTCTAATTTCCAGGAATATTATAAAGTGGTTGAATATTTTGCTAATTATACCAAAGCCAGAATGGGATTGGCTATGGGTGTAAATAATTTAGTGGATATTTTTGATGAGAAATATTATCGTCATTTAAGTGGTGGAATTCTTGAAGCTTTTGGAAAATTATTCTACCGCGACATGAAAGTATTCTTGTACCCAATGTTGGGCGATAACGGAGAAATTATTACTTCTGAAAACCTTAAAGTACATCCTAGAATGAAGGAATTGTATAAATTCTTTAAATTCAACGGAAAAGTGGTTGATATCGTAGATTATAACCCGAATATCTTAAATGTATTCTCCCGAGAAGTCTTAAAAATGATCAGTCAGGGAAAAACGGGCTGGGAACCAATGCTTCCGTCTGGTGTTGCAGAAATTATCAAGGAACACCATCTTTTTGGATATCATCCGGAAACTGAATTAGAACAAAATAATATGTAA
- a CDS encoding MBL fold metallo-hydrolase has product MKVYFLGTGTSQGIPIIGVDHPVCKSTDAKDKRLRVSIWITWGEHSYVIDCGPDFRQQMLSCGCRHLDAILFTHEHADHTAGLDDIRPFNFRQGEIPVYAHQRVIDNLKRRFDYVFETVNKYPGAPSVKTIEVINNQPFAIGDKTAIPVNVMHGDLQVFGYRIDDFAYLTDVKTVHETEVEKLKNLKVLVVNALRVEPHDTHFNLQEALDFINLVKPEKAYLTHISHVLGFHEEVQKQLPENVFLAYDNLEITI; this is encoded by the coding sequence TTGAAGGTATATTTTTTAGGTACTGGTACTTCACAAGGCATTCCGATAATCGGAGTCGATCATCCTGTTTGTAAAAGCACTGATGCTAAGGACAAAAGGCTCCGCGTATCCATATGGATTACGTGGGGCGAGCATTCTTATGTTATCGATTGCGGTCCTGATTTCAGGCAGCAAATGCTTTCTTGCGGCTGCAGACATCTCGATGCCATTTTGTTTACACACGAACATGCAGATCATACTGCCGGTTTAGATGATATTCGCCCGTTTAATTTCAGACAGGGCGAAATTCCTGTTTACGCACATCAGCGTGTCATAGATAATCTTAAACGCCGTTTCGATTATGTTTTCGAAACCGTAAACAAATATCCGGGCGCTCCAAGCGTTAAAACTATTGAGGTTATCAATAATCAGCCTTTTGCTATTGGTGACAAAACCGCAATTCCGGTAAATGTTATGCATGGCGATTTACAGGTTTTTGGATATCGCATAGATGATTTTGCCTATTTAACCGATGTTAAAACGGTTCACGAAACAGAAGTCGAAAAACTAAAAAATCTTAAAGTTTTAGTGGTAAATGCTTTGCGCGTAGAACCACACGACACACACTTTAATTTGCAGGAAGCACTCGATTTTATAAATTTGGTAAAACCTGAAAAAGCTTATTTAACGCACATTAGCCACGTTTTGGGCTTTCATGAAGAAGTGCAAAAACAACTGCCTGAAAACGTTTTTCTGGCTTACGATAACTTAGAAATTACAATTTAA
- a CDS encoding alpha/beta hydrolase: protein MNLSLEYKIQEPKVILDKNPVLLLLHGYGSNEADLFSFATELPDNYYIISARAPYDLQYGAYAWYAINFDADQNKFSDNEQARTSRDLIAKFVDELVANYPIDANNVTLVGFSQGSILSYSVALSYPEKIQRVVAMSGYFNEEIIKEGFEKNDSKNLKIFASHGTVDQVIPIDWARKTPAILEKLNIPVTYKEYPVGHGVAPQNFFDFKNWLAE, encoded by the coding sequence ATGAATCTATCTTTAGAATATAAAATACAAGAACCAAAAGTTATCTTAGACAAAAATCCTGTTTTACTTTTATTACACGGATACGGAAGCAACGAAGCCGACTTATTTTCGTTTGCCACAGAACTTCCTGACAATTATTACATTATTTCTGCCCGCGCACCTTATGATCTACAATACGGCGCATATGCATGGTACGCTATTAATTTTGATGCTGACCAAAATAAATTTTCAGATAACGAACAAGCCAGAACTTCTCGTGATTTGATCGCTAAGTTTGTTGATGAATTGGTTGCCAATTATCCTATTGATGCTAATAATGTTACTTTGGTTGGTTTTAGTCAGGGTTCTATTTTGAGTTATTCAGTTGCACTTTCGTATCCCGAAAAAATTCAGAGAGTTGTCGCCATGAGCGGTTATTTCAACGAAGAAATTATCAAAGAAGGTTTCGAGAAAAACGACTCTAAAAACCTGAAAATATTCGCTTCTCATGGAACTGTAGATCAGGTAATTCCTATTGATTGGGCGAGAAAAACTCCTGCTATTCTTGAAAAACTAAATATCCCGGTTACTTATAAAGAATACCCTGTTGGACATGGAGTTGCTCCGCAAAATTTCTTTGATTTTAAGAATTGGCTGGCGGAGTAG